A region from the Cardiocondyla obscurior isolate alpha-2009 linkage group LG26, Cobs3.1, whole genome shotgun sequence genome encodes:
- the Snap25 gene encoding synaptosomal-associated protein 25 isoform X5 codes for MPAPTSAAGAAAEGGPPRTELQELQLKAGQTTDESLESTRRMLALCEESHEVGMKTLVMLDEQGEQLDRIEEGMDQINADMREAEKNLTGMEKCCGLCVLPCNKGASFKEDEGTWKGNDDGKVVNNQPQRVMDDRNGLGPQGGYIAKITNDARETEMEENMGQVNTMIGNLRNMAIDMGSELENQNRQIDRINRKGESNETRIAVANQRAHALLK; via the exons ATGCCTGCACCGACGTCAGCGGCGGGTGCGGCCGCCGAGGGTGGCCCGCCCCGCACCGAACTGCAGGAGTTACAGCTCAAGGCCGGTCAGACCACGGATGAA TCTCTGGAGAGCACGAGGCGTATGCTGGCGCTATGCGAGGAG AGCCACGAGGTCGGGATGAAAACCCTCGTAATGCTGGACGAACAAGGCG AGCAGCTGGACCGGATCGAGGAGGGCATGGACCAGATTAATGCCGACATGAGGGAGGCCGAGAAAAATCTCACTGGAATGGAGAAGTGCTGCGGTCTTTGCGTTCTTCCCTGTAACAA AGGCGCCAGTTTCAAGGAGGACGAGGGCACGTGGAAGGGCAACGACGACGGGAAGGTCGTGAACAACCAGCCGCAGCGGGTGATGGACGACCGCAACGGTCTCGGGCCGCAGGGCGGCTACATCGCCAAGATCACGAacgacgcgcgcgagacgGAGATGGAGGAGAACATGGGCCAGGTGAACACGATGATCGGCAACCTGAGGAACATGGCGATCGACATGGGCAGCGAGCTCGAGAATCAGAACCGGCAGATCGACAGGATCAATCGCAAG GGCGAGTCGAATGAAACGAGGATAGCCGTGGCGAACCAACGTGCGCACGCCCTGCTCAAGTAA
- the Snap25 gene encoding synaptosomal-associated protein 25 isoform X4, producing MPAPTSAAGAAAEGGPPRTELQELQLKAGQTTDESLESTRRMLALCEESKEAGIRTLVALDDQGEQLDRIEEGMDQINADMREAEKNLTGMEKCCGLCVLPCNKGASFKEDEGTWKGNDDGKVVNNQPQRVMDDRNGLGPQGGYIAKITNDARETEMEENMGQVNTMIGNLRNMAIDMGSELENQNRQIDRINRKGESNETRIAVANQRAHALLK from the exons ATGCCTGCACCGACGTCAGCGGCGGGTGCGGCCGCCGAGGGTGGCCCGCCCCGCACCGAACTGCAGGAGTTACAGCTCAAGGCCGGTCAGACCACGGATGAA TCTCTGGAGAGCACGAGGCGTATGCTGGCGCTATGCGAGGAG AGCAAGGAGGCTGGCATCCGCACTCTGGTCGCACTCGACGACCAGGGAG AGCAGCTGGACCGGATCGAGGAGGGCATGGACCAGATTAATGCCGACATGAGGGAGGCCGAGAAAAATCTCACTGGAATGGAGAAGTGCTGCGGTCTTTGCGTTCTTCCCTGTAACAA AGGCGCCAGTTTCAAGGAGGACGAGGGCACGTGGAAGGGCAACGACGACGGGAAGGTCGTGAACAACCAGCCGCAGCGGGTGATGGACGACCGCAACGGTCTCGGGCCGCAGGGCGGCTACATCGCCAAGATCACGAacgacgcgcgcgagacgGAGATGGAGGAGAACATGGGCCAGGTGAACACGATGATCGGCAACCTGAGGAACATGGCGATCGACATGGGCAGCGAGCTCGAGAATCAGAACCGGCAGATCGACAGGATCAATCGCAAG GGCGAGTCGAATGAAACGAGGATAGCCGTGGCGAACCAACGTGCGCACGCCCTGCTCAAGTAA
- the Snap25 gene encoding synaptosomal-associated protein 25 isoform X3 has product MPAPTSAAGAAAEGGPPRTELQELQLKAGQTTDESLESTRRMLALCEESHEVGMKTLVMLDEQGEQLDRIEEGMDQINADMREAEKNLTGMEKCCGLCVLPCNKGASFKEDEGTWKGNDDGKVVNNQPQRVMDDRNGLGPQGGYIAKITNDARETEMEENMGQVNTMIGNLRNMAIDMGSELENQNRQIDRINRKGESNETRIQVANERAHQLLK; this is encoded by the exons ATGCCTGCACCGACGTCAGCGGCGGGTGCGGCCGCCGAGGGTGGCCCGCCCCGCACCGAACTGCAGGAGTTACAGCTCAAGGCCGGTCAGACCACGGATGAA TCTCTGGAGAGCACGAGGCGTATGCTGGCGCTATGCGAGGAG AGCCACGAGGTCGGGATGAAAACCCTCGTAATGCTGGACGAACAAGGCG AGCAGCTGGACCGGATCGAGGAGGGCATGGACCAGATTAATGCCGACATGAGGGAGGCCGAGAAAAATCTCACTGGAATGGAGAAGTGCTGCGGTCTTTGCGTTCTTCCCTGTAACAA AGGCGCCAGTTTCAAGGAGGACGAGGGCACGTGGAAGGGCAACGACGACGGGAAGGTCGTGAACAACCAGCCGCAGCGGGTGATGGACGACCGCAACGGTCTCGGGCCGCAGGGCGGCTACATCGCCAAGATCACGAacgacgcgcgcgagacgGAGATGGAGGAGAACATGGGCCAGGTGAACACGATGATCGGCAACCTGAGGAACATGGCGATCGACATGGGCAGCGAGCTCGAGAATCAGAACCGGCAGATCGACAGGATCAATCGCAAG GGCGAATCGAACGAGACGAGGATACAGGTGGCCAACGAGCGAGCCCATCAGCTACTCAAGTAA
- the Snap25 gene encoding synaptosomal-associated protein 25 isoform X1: MPAPTSAAGAAAEGGPPRTELQELQLKAGQTTDESLESTRRMLALCEESKEAGIRTLVALDDQGEQLDRIEEGMDQINADMREAEKNLTGMEKCCGLCVLPCNKGASFKEDEGTWKGNDDGKVVNNQPQRVMDDRNGLGPQGGYIAKITNDARETEMEENMGQVNTMIGNLRNMAIDMGSELENQNRQIDRINRKGESNETRIQVANERAHQLLK; encoded by the exons ATGCCTGCACCGACGTCAGCGGCGGGTGCGGCCGCCGAGGGTGGCCCGCCCCGCACCGAACTGCAGGAGTTACAGCTCAAGGCCGGTCAGACCACGGATGAA TCTCTGGAGAGCACGAGGCGTATGCTGGCGCTATGCGAGGAG AGCAAGGAGGCTGGCATCCGCACTCTGGTCGCACTCGACGACCAGGGAG AGCAGCTGGACCGGATCGAGGAGGGCATGGACCAGATTAATGCCGACATGAGGGAGGCCGAGAAAAATCTCACTGGAATGGAGAAGTGCTGCGGTCTTTGCGTTCTTCCCTGTAACAA AGGCGCCAGTTTCAAGGAGGACGAGGGCACGTGGAAGGGCAACGACGACGGGAAGGTCGTGAACAACCAGCCGCAGCGGGTGATGGACGACCGCAACGGTCTCGGGCCGCAGGGCGGCTACATCGCCAAGATCACGAacgacgcgcgcgagacgGAGATGGAGGAGAACATGGGCCAGGTGAACACGATGATCGGCAACCTGAGGAACATGGCGATCGACATGGGCAGCGAGCTCGAGAATCAGAACCGGCAGATCGACAGGATCAATCGCAAG GGCGAATCGAACGAGACGAGGATACAGGTGGCCAACGAGCGAGCCCATCAGCTACTCAAGTAA
- the Snap25 gene encoding synaptosomal-associated protein 25 isoform X2: MPAPTSAAGAAAEGGPPRTELQELQLKAGQTTDESLESTRRMLALCEETEEIGANTLTMLDHQGEQLDRIEEGMDQINADMREAEKNLTGMEKCCGLCVLPCNKGASFKEDEGTWKGNDDGKVVNNQPQRVMDDRNGLGPQGGYIAKITNDARETEMEENMGQVNTMIGNLRNMAIDMGSELENQNRQIDRINRKGESNETRIQVANERAHQLLK, from the exons ATGCCTGCACCGACGTCAGCGGCGGGTGCGGCCGCCGAGGGTGGCCCGCCCCGCACCGAACTGCAGGAGTTACAGCTCAAGGCCGGTCAGACCACGGATGAA TCTCTGGAGAGCACGAGGCGTATGCTGGCGCTATGCGAGGAG ACCGAGGAGATCGGAGCGAACACTCTGACGATGTTAGACCACCAAGGCG AGCAGCTGGACCGGATCGAGGAGGGCATGGACCAGATTAATGCCGACATGAGGGAGGCCGAGAAAAATCTCACTGGAATGGAGAAGTGCTGCGGTCTTTGCGTTCTTCCCTGTAACAA AGGCGCCAGTTTCAAGGAGGACGAGGGCACGTGGAAGGGCAACGACGACGGGAAGGTCGTGAACAACCAGCCGCAGCGGGTGATGGACGACCGCAACGGTCTCGGGCCGCAGGGCGGCTACATCGCCAAGATCACGAacgacgcgcgcgagacgGAGATGGAGGAGAACATGGGCCAGGTGAACACGATGATCGGCAACCTGAGGAACATGGCGATCGACATGGGCAGCGAGCTCGAGAATCAGAACCGGCAGATCGACAGGATCAATCGCAAG GGCGAATCGAACGAGACGAGGATACAGGTGGCCAACGAGCGAGCCCATCAGCTACTCAAGTAA